TAGACAGGGTCAATGCCAGTTGTGAAATCGGGTTCGCCCCTGCTTCGGCGATATGGTAGCCAGAGATGGAAACAGAATAGAAGTTGCGAACATCATTGTTCACAAAATACTGCTGGATATCCCCCATCATTTTCAGGGCAAATTCTGTGGAGAAGATGCAAGTGTTTTGACCTTGGTCTTCTTTGAGAATATCGGCCTGAACCGTGCCGCGCACATTTGCCAGTGTCCAGGCTCTGATCTTTTCGATCTCTTCATCTGTCGGAATACGACCGTTTTCTGTTTTGAACTTCTCGATCTGCTGTTCAATTGCTGTATTCAGGAACATGGCAAGCAACATGGGTGCCGGGCCGTTTACAGTCATGGAAACAGAGTTAGAGGGCGCACACAGATCAAACCCGTCATAGAGAACTTTCATATCGTCCAGTGTGGCAATGGAAACACCGGAGTTACCGATTTTACCATAGATATCCGGGCGATGATCCGGGTCTTGACCGTACAAAGTCACGGAGTCAAAGGCGGTAGAAAGTCGTTTTGCATCAGAGTGTTGGGAGAGATACTTAAAGCGTTTGTTCGTGCGGAAGGCATCACCCTCCCCTGCAAACATACGGGTGGGGTCTTCGCCTTCACGTTTGAAGGCAAATACACCTGCTGTGTAGGGGAAACTGCCCGGAACGTTTTCTTTTAGCAACCATTTCAGGATTTCACCTTCGTCTTCAAATTGCGGCAGCGAAACTTTTGGAATTTGGGTGCCAGACAAAGATGTGTATTTCAGCTCCGTGCGGATTTCACGATCGCGGATTTTTACGACATATTCGTCACCGGAATAATTCTCTTTTACTGTTGGCCAGATTTCCAACAGCTTGTGGCAACGTCCATCGAGCGCCTGATCGCGTTCTTTGATCAGTTTCTTGATGGCTTTTTTGCCTTTTTCGCCGGCTTCTTCCAGCATGCGGTTTGTTTCGCGCAGCTGTTGACGTTCCCGTGCAATTTTGGACTGTGTGGCGATGTCTTTGTGATAGCCACGAACCGTGTCGGCAATATCTGCCAGATAACGGCGGCGTTCTGGCGGAACAATCGCTGTTTTCGGGGATGAATGACGAATGCCGGGGCCTTCTTTCAAGGTGGTTGTGACCTTGCCAAGCTTTTTGGCTTTCAGGGCATTGACCAGTTCATAATAAAGGGCCGTTACACCTTCGTCGTTAAAGCGTGATGCAATAGTGCCGATCACAGGCATGTCTTCTGGGGCAGAATGGAATTGTTCACGGTTGCGCAGGACTTGTTTAGCCACATCACGCAAGGCATCCTTGGCTCCTTTACGGTCGAATTTGTTGATGGCGATAATTTCAGCGAAATCGAGCATGTCGATTTTTTCCAGCTGAGAAGCGGCACCAAATTCAGGTGTCATCACATACATGGGGAAGTCAACATAAGGAACGATGCCTGCATCGCCCTGCCCGATCCCCGGTGTTTCAACAATAACCAGATCAAAGCCCGCCAGTTTGCACGCATTGACCATGGATGTCATGGAAGGTGGAACTTCAGACTTATTGTCACGCGTTGCAATGGAACGCACATAAATGTTGTCCACATTGTTGGCGTTCATACGGATACGGTCACCCAACAAAGCTCCGCCTGTCTTGCGGCGTGTCGGGTCAATGGCGAGTACGGCAATGCGTGGCTCGTTTGAATACATGCGGAAACGGCGGATCAGCTCGTCCGTCAGGGAGGATTTACCTGCCCCACCTGTACCTGTGATACCGAGAACCGGAACTTTACCAGAAAGCTTTTCACCGCCTTCATCAATTTGTTTTTTCAGCTTGGCGTCCAGCTGGTCGTTCTCAAGTGCTGTAATAATACGCGCCAGATCAAGGGTGTCGCCTTTTTTCAGCTTCGCTAGTGATTTCGGGCATGAGATATCTTTTGCCGGTGCATAGTCAGAACGTTTGACCATATCCTGAATCATGCCTTCAAGGCCCAGTTTGCGGCCATCTTCCGGGGAATAGATTTTTTCAACACCATGGCTCATCAAGTCTTCGATTTCATCGGTGACGATTACACCGCCGCCGCCGCCAAAGACCTTGATATGGCCTGCGCCACGTTCTTTAAGCAGGTCGATCATATATTTGAAATATTCAACGTGACCGCCTTGGTAGGAGCTGACGGCAATGCCTTGAGCATCTTCTTCAATGGCTGCGGTGACAATTTCATCCACAGAACGGTTGTGGCCCAGATGAATGACCTCTGCCCCGCTGGATTGAAGAATGCGACGCATAATATTGATTGATGCATCGTGGCCGTCAAACAGGCTGGCGGCAGTCACAAAACGAACCGGGTTTTTCAGTTTATAAGCCTTTTTAGTGTTACCGTCTGGCATGCGATCCTCCCAAAAACTTCTATAAAAATAATTCGGTATTTAAATGCCGATTTATTTTCTTTTTTTACGCCCTAACCAAATAATGGAAGGACGTTGAAAAAAGCCAAGTCAAAAATATGATTTGGCGAAATTAAATAGTTACCTTTACGTAAACGTAAAGCAAAAGCAGAGGCAGGTAAAGAGACAAATTGTAAATAATTTAAAATGTTTCAAATTATCCCCTCGCTCTCCCATAGTTGTCATTCCAAACTTGATTTGGAATCCATTGGACCCTCGTATCAAGTACGAGGGTGACGGGCTGAAGTATGTTTTTCATATCAGTCTTTTCTGATTTTTAGATTTGCTTGACGCCGCATGTCTGAGGTGGTCTTGTATTGCCAATTTTAATACTGACTTATAGGAAAGCTTTCATGTCTGATAAGAAACTTCATCCTGAAACACTGGCCCTGCACGCTGGTTACCGTAATGATGAAACTGCAAAATCTGTGGCTGTGCCCATCCACCAAACAACCTCTTATCAGTTTGATAGTGCTGAACATGCGGCCAATCTGTTTGCCCTGAAAGAATTCGGCAATATCTATACACGTATCATGAACCCGACCACTGATGTGCTGGAACAGCGCTTGGCCGCCCTTGAAGGTGGTGTGGCAGCCCTTGGTGTGGCATCTGGTCAGGCGGCTGCGACTTTTGCCATTTTGAACCTGTGTCAAGCTGGCGATAACTTCGTGACCTCAACCGACCTTTATGGTGGTACGTGGAACCTGTTTGCCAATACATTTAAGCAAATGGGCATCGAAGCGCGTTTTGTCGATCCGGCTGATCCGGAATCTTTCCGCAGCGCAACTGATGACAAGACACGTTGTTATTTTGCCGAAACCCTGCCGAATCCTAAGTTGAATGTCTTCCCCATTAAAGAAGTGGCTGATATTGGTCGTGAATTGGGTGTGCCGCTGATTATGGATAACACAGCAGCACCGTTGATCTGTCGTCCGCTGGAACATGGTGCGGCGATTGTGATGTATTCCACAACCAAATATATCGGCGGTCATGGCACATCTATCGGTGGTATGATCATTGATGGTGGTAATTTTGATTGGGAAGCTGGCGGTGATCGTTTCCCGACCCTGAACCAGCCGGACCCGAGCTACCACGGTGCTGTTTGGACAGAGGCGGTTAAGCCGCTTGGCCCGATTGCTTATATCATCCGTGCGCGTGTAACACTGTTGCGTGACATTGGTGCAGCAGAAAGCCCGTTCAATGCATGGCAGACAATTCAGGGGCTGGAAACTCTGCCGCTGCGTATGCGCCAGCATTGTGAAAATGCCAATAAGGTTGTTGAATTCCTCAACAACCACCCGAAAGTGGAAAATGTCATTCACCCGTCCATTCAAGATGGTGAGGCCAAGCGCCGTGCCGATGCTTATCTGGATGGTGGTTATGGTGCTCTTGTCGGGTTTGAGCTGAAAGACGGTCTGGATGCAGGTCGTAGCTTTATCGACTCACTGGAATTGCTCTATCACGTAGCAAACATCGGGGATGCCCGTTCTTTGGCGATCCATCCTGCCAGCACAACGCATTCACAGATGACAGAAGAAGAACAGGCCAAAGCGGGTGTGACACCGGGCTATGTTCGTCTGTCCATCGGGATTGAACATGCAGATGATATTATCGCCGATATCGAGCAAGCTTTGTCTAAATGCTAAGTCTGCCATAATTTAAGCATAAACGCCGGGCTATATATGGTCCGGCGTTTTTGTTTGCATAAAATAAATCGTCATTCCCAACTTGATTGGGACTCTTTTTTAAGGAGAAAGATCCCCGCTTTCGCGAGGATGACGGTTTTAGTTTTTTAGGGGTATTCATCTTGTCTCGTCCACATTTTCTTACCAATGAGTCACTGCCGCGCACGCGTATGCGCCGCAATCGTCAGGCGGAATGGTCACGTCGTCTGGTGCGTGAAAATACCCTGAGTGTGGATGATTTCGTCTGGCCGATTTTCGTTTTGGAAGGCGAACAACGCCGTGAATCCGTGGCGTCAATGCCCGGTGTGGAACGTCTGTCCATTGACCTGTTGGTCGAGGCTGTCGGCGAAGCCTATGAGCTGGGGATTCCTGCCATTGAGATTTTCCCCTATACTGATGACAGTTTAAAAACACCAGATGCCAAAGAAGCCCTGAACCCGAATAATCTGGTCTGTCGTGCAGTACGTGCGGTGAAAGAAAAATACCCGGATATGGGCGTTTATACCGATATTGCACTTGATCCTTATAATAGTGACGGTCATGATGGATTGGTGCGTGATGGCCGTGTTCTCAATGATGAAACCGTTGAGATCCTGTGTAAGCAAGCGGTGGTTCAGGCCCAAGCTGGCTGTGATGTAGTTGCGCCAAGTGACATGATGGATGGGCGCATGGGTCAAATTCGCGATGCCTTGGATGGTGCAGGCT
This sequence is a window from Terasakiella sp. SH-1. Protein-coding genes within it:
- the icmF gene encoding fused isobutyryl-CoA mutase/GTPase IcmF — its product is MPDGNTKKAYKLKNPVRFVTAASLFDGHDASINIMRRILQSSGAEVIHLGHNRSVDEIVTAAIEEDAQGIAVSSYQGGHVEYFKYMIDLLKERGAGHIKVFGGGGGVIVTDEIEDLMSHGVEKIYSPEDGRKLGLEGMIQDMVKRSDYAPAKDISCPKSLAKLKKGDTLDLARIITALENDQLDAKLKKQIDEGGEKLSGKVPVLGITGTGGAGKSSLTDELIRRFRMYSNEPRIAVLAIDPTRRKTGGALLGDRIRMNANNVDNIYVRSIATRDNKSEVPPSMTSMVNACKLAGFDLVIVETPGIGQGDAGIVPYVDFPMYVMTPEFGAASQLEKIDMLDFAEIIAINKFDRKGAKDALRDVAKQVLRNREQFHSAPEDMPVIGTIASRFNDEGVTALYYELVNALKAKKLGKVTTTLKEGPGIRHSSPKTAIVPPERRRYLADIADTVRGYHKDIATQSKIARERQQLRETNRMLEEAGEKGKKAIKKLIKERDQALDGRCHKLLEIWPTVKENYSGDEYVVKIRDREIRTELKYTSLSGTQIPKVSLPQFEDEGEILKWLLKENVPGSFPYTAGVFAFKREGEDPTRMFAGEGDAFRTNKRFKYLSQHSDAKRLSTAFDSVTLYGQDPDHRPDIYGKIGNSGVSIATLDDMKVLYDGFDLCAPSNSVSMTVNGPAPMLLAMFLNTAIEQQIEKFKTENGRIPTDEEIEKIRAWTLANVRGTVQADILKEDQGQNTCIFSTEFALKMMGDIQQYFVNNDVRNFYSVSISGYHIAEAGANPISQLALTLSNGFTFAESYLARGMHIDEFAPNLSYFFSNGMDPEYTVLGRVARRIWSTAMRFKYGANERSQKLKYHIQTSGRSLHAQEMDFNDIRTTLQALLATYDNCNSLHTNAYDEAFTTPTEESVRRALAIQLIINQEFGLAKNENPNQGAFIVEELTDLVEEAVLKEFERISERGGVLGAMETGYQRGMIQDESLYYEMKKHDGTLPIIGVNTFLNPNAEEPPTPELARSSTDEKESQISRLKDFQQRNASDGEKALAKLKDVARANGNMFEVLMEAVRYCSLGQISDALFEVGGQYRRNM
- a CDS encoding PLP-dependent transferase gives rise to the protein MSDKKLHPETLALHAGYRNDETAKSVAVPIHQTTSYQFDSAEHAANLFALKEFGNIYTRIMNPTTDVLEQRLAALEGGVAALGVASGQAAATFAILNLCQAGDNFVTSTDLYGGTWNLFANTFKQMGIEARFVDPADPESFRSATDDKTRCYFAETLPNPKLNVFPIKEVADIGRELGVPLIMDNTAAPLICRPLEHGAAIVMYSTTKYIGGHGTSIGGMIIDGGNFDWEAGGDRFPTLNQPDPSYHGAVWTEAVKPLGPIAYIIRARVTLLRDIGAAESPFNAWQTIQGLETLPLRMRQHCENANKVVEFLNNHPKVENVIHPSIQDGEAKRRADAYLDGGYGALVGFELKDGLDAGRSFIDSLELLYHVANIGDARSLAIHPASTTHSQMTEEEQAKAGVTPGYVRLSIGIEHADDIIADIEQALSKC
- the hemB gene encoding porphobilinogen synthase: MRRNRQAEWSRRLVRENTLSVDDFVWPIFVLEGEQRRESVASMPGVERLSIDLLVEAVGEAYELGIPAIEIFPYTDDSLKTPDAKEALNPNNLVCRAVRAVKEKYPDMGVYTDIALDPYNSDGHDGLVRDGRVLNDETVEILCKQAVVQAQAGCDVVAPSDMMDGRMGQIRDALDGAGFQNVMMMSYAAKYASAFYGPFRDAVGSAGALGKGDKKTYQMDPANTDEAIRETALDIAEGSDMVMVKPGMPYLDIVHRLKESFGVPVSVYHVSGEYAMLKAAAQNGWLDNDRAVLESLLCFKRAGADVIFTYCAVEAAKLLKK